One genomic segment of Styela clava chromosome 3, kaStyClav1.hap1.2, whole genome shotgun sequence includes these proteins:
- the LOC120343502 gene encoding uncharacterized protein LOC120343502 — protein sequence MLKENKVLSISLFVTLLIAQCSTTQMKHLNANFFSQKLSQNLQIQYNDHMTRLRRSANVQSLPTTAGMKFKVGACAIEDFLENAQNCSRVFYSSVRNSESSRTDCGKEYTKLRKCMLATITNCIKDSRLATRLNEADEKEITRNFLVFLGDEKFWCDKGGLGIASDFLPSGSMCDPVFYQVSEGCTSTYSRLFNSTASDQKLCREYKKAKKCFLQTIFQHCSFSRMLFQMLEIMIEFTADFQPFCKITPEEERLKFEDLFLEKTCPPHSLADIAFALDVTNGTTRRQFISMKRMVGGLIKRMNYGWNGIHASVFQFDLQLRTAIKFGRSPTKLLIQRKIQAMRRTSTTSKNKIRRMTGRSLSSLARGTFSPNKDGDVLLKKTWKSGQRPHNTAVAFVLTTGPSSDSVIQSLQLLKDRNVHVVFVGPSALEIPTSSKKFNTVPNRLINTDFKFKQVKATVEEMVEEVCIADRQKQLEDGAILAEGQAQNSRWSSIQRLLERFGEYDLSLLFELNPIVAPTRTTTVAPVVDVSTPLTGINPFNPSEGGMDGDNYWENIPHIAESGKPLPTIDYPGKWPFDLTEQDLLNFY from the exons ATGCTGAAAGAAAATAAAGTACTGTCTATCAGTTTATTTGTGACATTATTAATCG caCAATGTTCGACCACGCAAATGAAACATCTGAATGCCAATTTCTTCTCTCAAAAATTAAGCCAAAATCTACAGATTCAATACAATGATCACATGACGCGATTGCGTCGATCAGCCAACGTTCAATCGTTGCCCACAACGGCAGGAATGAAATTCAAAGTCGGGGCATGCGCGATTGAAGATTTCTTAGAAAATGCTCAAAATTGTTCTCGAGTATTTTACTCTTCTGTAAGGAACAGTGAGTCATCTCGAACTGATTGTGG AAAAGAATATACCAAATTGCGGAAATGTATGCTTGCTACTATAACCAATTGTATCAAAGATTCAAGACTGGCCACACGTCTTAACGAGGCAGACGAAAAGGAGATAACACGCAATTTTCTCGTCTTTTTAG GTGATGAGAAATTTTGGTGCGATAAAGGAGGCTTGGGAATAGCAAGCGATTTTCTTCCTTCCGGGTCAATGTGCGACCCAGTCTTTTATCAAGTTAGCGAAGGATGTACGTCTACTTACAGCAGATTGTTTAATTCAACAGCCTCAGATCAAAAATTATGCAG AGAATACAAAAAAGCGAAGAAATGTTTTCTGCAGACAATATTTCAGCACTGTTCTTTTAGTAGAATGTTATTTCAAATGTTGGAGATCATGATTGAATTCACAGCTGACTTCCAGCCGTTCTGTAAGATAACACCCGAAGAAGAGCGATTAAAATTTGAAGATCTATTTTTGGAAA AAACCTGCCCACCCCACTCTCTTGCCGATATAGCATTTGCATTGGACGTTACGAACGGAACTACAAGGAGACAATTTATATCAATGAAACGTATGGTCGGAGGACTAATAAAAAG aATGAATTACGGTTGGAATGGAATTCACGCCTCAGTTTTTCAATTTGATCTCCAACTACGAACGGCAATAAAGTTTGGAAG GTCACCAACAAAGCTTCTCATTCAAAGAAAGATCCAGGCGATGCGCCGCACTTCAACTACGTCAAAAAATAAGATAAGGCGAATGACTGGGAGATCCTTGTCATCGCTAGCAAGAGGAACCTTTTCACCAAACAAGGATGGCGATGTTCTTTTGAAAAAAACCTGGAAGTCCGGACAAAGACCTCACAACACTGCTGTTGCATTTGTGTTAACAACGGGACCCAGTTCTGATTCTGTAATTCAAAGTTTACAATTACTGAAAGACAG GAACGTACACGTAGTGTTTGTTGGACCCTCAGCGCTTGAAATTCCTACTAGCAGTAAGAAGTTCAACACCGTACCGAACAGATTAATTAACacagatttcaaatttaaacAAGTTAAAGCAACTGTAGAAGAAATGGTGGAAGAAGTTTGCATTGCTGACAG acaaaaaCAACTTGAAGACGGGGCTATTCTTGCCGAAGGACAGGCCCAGAATTCAAGATGGAGCTCGATTCAAAGACTGCTGGAACGTTTCGGGGAATATGATCTTTCACTCCTTTTCGAATTGAATCCGATTGTGGCGCCTACGAGGACGACGACAGTAGCACCAGTTGTCGATGTTTCTACCCCATTGACAGGAATCAACCCGTTCAACCCATCTGAAGGAGGAATGGACGGCGACAATTATTGGGAAAATATTCCACACATTGCAGAAAGCGGAAAACCGTTGCCAACCATTGATTACCCTGGAAAATGGCCTTTTGACTTGAccg aacAAGATCTACTAAACTTCTACTAA